GTGGAAGAATCTTCCAcatcaaaataatattttattacctGCCTGTACTTAAAAAGATCAGTTAAGGAGCTGAAGAGCCAATAAAGGTTACAATTCCTAAACTAAACGAAAATATTGCAGTGCTGAAGCTCTCCTAATAATTATTGACAGTCTGGATGCAACTTGAATGCAACATGTTGTTTCTGCCTCTAAAAAAGACGAAAAGCTCCCTCAAACATGCcaatctgtttttttgtttttctcatgagTCTTGTGGAACATTTTGTAGGTGTGTCCGTTTGTACACGTCATCCCTGCACTTATCTAGAGGAAGGCAGGACCACAACACTGTGCCACTGGCAATCAAATAGCATCACACCCCGAAGTTGTGTGACAGCAGTGGTTGTGATCGGTGGAGGCATCTGCCCCCAGTCCAGTCTTACAGAGGAAATCTGCTGACAGTTTGTTTTGTATTTGGTTTTTTCTGTTTGCCGATGATGGATCGTTGGCATGTCACACAAGCCTGACTCCACAGAGACAACAAACGTCTAGCttccttgtgtttttttaaatatattttatggcTTGTATTTTAGCACTTGCAGgctatatatattttatacctCCGAGTTATTTATGAACCGGTCCAAAAATCCACCTAAAAGAAGTGTTTATACCAAAATTTTGAGTGCATAGTAATACATTCATggttattatattttaatgcTTTACACCACATTGGCTGTCACACGTTATGTCCTGTAGTAGACACAACCTTAACAGGCATAATTGAATAGTACAGTCATGATGGTGAGAGATCTGGTGTCATTAAACTGAAACTAATACAACCACTCTTGTTCAGGGTATTTTCGGCATGATCTTATGAAGAACAACGAGCTAAAAAGGCAGGAAAGCTATCTTCTTAAATATTAAGTTGTTACACTAAATCTGTGAGACAAGTCATTTCAATCCTAAATCTGTCAATCACCAGGAATGTCAAATAAAAAGAGGAACAGGGACATCCGTCAGCCATAaagcttaaaaaagaaaaagaaaaaaaggaaaaaagtctaTCCCTTGTTTCTGGGATCAACTGTCACAGCCAGAGCAAGCTGGAGATGTGTCTTGTGGCACAAGTTTTGTTTGGTTACTGGTATATTACAACAGTAATGACTGAGAGACCTGTGACGTTCCTTTGATCTTACAGGGAAAGACACACCACTAGGGGAACTCCCACTCTGTCTTCCATGAATATGTCATTGATGCCTCAGGCCTTCATCCTGCAGAGTTTCCAGTGTACTGGCTGAGACTCATTTGCATAGATCAAATTTGCAAGACAAATTCAGCGCTGTGCTCTATCACCTCGCCTGTTGCTTGTGTCTGTGAGATAGAGACACACTCAGTACCTGCGTGTGGATTAGGGTGTGTTGTTCATAACACAAAGAGCTTATGTTTtagtcttgatttttttttttaaatttgttggtttggttatttgctgGATGGATCAGATTTGGCAGATAACTGTGGCTGCCAGTGCTGAGACTGTTTCTGGTGTATGATTCTGACATTTGACTTGAAGCCATTTTACAGACATCTGAGACACATCAAACAAGTACACTCAAAATATTTCACTGCCCTGCACTCCATGCAAACGTGCAGGGATTTTGCATATCTTTACATACAGTTtctaaaaaatgttgttttgggAGAGTATTTCTGACTGTTTCCTGTTTAGTAGATTTACAACTTTGAGGATACAGCACCTCAGGCAACAAGATATACAAATTAACTGTGGCTCCCACTTTGGTCACACACAACTTTAACACAGCTGCTATGTCTGGCAATTGTGTTAGAAAATCAAAATTACTCCCCTTAATTAAGGTTTTGTATGCCTCTGCTTCCATGTGGGATTGTTGCAGACACATGCAGGCATGCATGCTACCTTCATGTTCTCTGGTTTTCCCCCAGGCTTCCCCAGGCAGCACCACCCCTCCTCTTTCAGGACCCATGTCCTGTTTGCTCGGTTCCACCCAAGATGATCCTCTCCTTCCCTTTCTGTTGGTTTACCTGGGCAGGATTTTGATTTGCTCAGTCTCCTCACACCCACAAGCTGCAGAACCAGTAAGTCTAACTGTTGCAGAGGATAACAACAGACCCTACTGTAATATCAACAAATTTTGCATAGAGACCTCAGATTTGTTTGCCTGACAGTAAGCCCTCATGTTTCTACTCGTCCCTTCACAAACACTGATTTCTGCACTACTAACACAACTGAATACACACTTGCTCTTGAATTTATAATGTACGTTTTTATACTTTTTGTATATCTATTTATCTACAAGCCATCTAGTTCTTTAACTGTACGGTGGAGAGTTGCTGTATGTGGGCCACTGAGGTTGGTAAACTCAGACGTACATACAATAACAAAATATGTAATGCGCAACATTTTTAATATCAATGAAAATTGGAGAACAGATGTGAATTGTTGCAGTTTTGCATAGTGGAAAAACTGTAAGACTGGAGTCTTGTAGCGTGCCAGCTGTTCATTTTTTCACAGTCTTTTAGGCCCATGCATTGTGGATATAGATGCATGCATTGAACAACAGAAACTATTCGTTCTAATATACCAGTAACGATCCACTTACCTGAAAAACTGATATCATCATATTTACATCACAGCATGGCAGGGAAGGTGGCGGTGGGTGGGAGCTTCAACTTTGGGTTCACTTTAAATGTTCACAGTGCTTCTTTAAGTTCTTGTCAGATTTAAACAGAGCAGGTGAAGATCTGATTTGCATTTAGCAGCTTAAACCTAACAGGTTTGGTGTTTGGGGAGGGCGGTGTGTCTTCGTTAGAATCGCCATTTGTTTGTTGAAGTAAATCCAACAGGCTGCCTGGGTGTGGTTAGAGCTGAGTAAGTAATCGGTACCTTTTCAACAACCTTTTATTAATCCCTGTATCCCATTAGGCTGAATGCACTGCAAAGGCCATTTAAAGGTGTGTAGGGAAAACATACAGTATGGCGGGGCAGACGGTTTGTGTTATTCTGATTTTTACTGAGATTACAGAGCTCCTTTTTGCTCTTGAACATAAAAACTGGACGATGTATTTGCTTCTAACTTTCCTTTAGCTGCTTTCTAGTCGACTCTCTGGAACGAATGGCTCCCTGCGCTTGGATTTGCATAATGTTCTGGGTGTTATTTGAATGCAGGATAACTCCACTACACACTATATCTAGTCTTGCGAGAGATTTCCACCTGGGGCCTGAGTCACAGTTTCATCCTGTATGTGTTTCtaactatgaaaagcagaataaACCAGTCAGGAAGGGAAAGTATGTTACAATGTTCATCACACTATGTGTGTATTTTACTGTGGGGTGACAAAGGACCAAGTATTATATTTTGCCTcattcaaaaacaacaaccacagaCATTTGAGATTGCTTCAATATTTATTGGACTCTAAGCAATGGAACATTGTAACACTGCAACAACACAATGAAAAGTGCATCAGAATAAACATTCATTCATATCTTGAAAGATTTCTTTCAATGTAACTTACATAGTGCCTTTTAACCTTAACTGGGTTCTACTGAGCACTTCATAATGTGTTTCTCATGTGCCCattcacagtcacacacagcTGCCGTGCAAGATGTTTGTAGGCCAAGAGGCTCTTCCCCAAGGACACCTCAGCATTCGAAGGGGTCAAAGGCTGAGCCCTCAACCTTGTGATATGTTAAGAAAATGCTCTACCAGTTGAGCTACAGCTTCCCCCAGTGTCAGCATATTGTTAAATATTATTTATCACAcaggttaaaaaacaacaacaacaacaagaaagaaaacacttcCTCTTCAGCTTATGCCATGCTGGCTCTCGTGGTGCCTGCGCAGATCAACCTTGCGTTGGAAGCCCTTTGAACAAATGTCACACCCGAAGGGCTTAAATCCTGTGTGTTTCCGGCTGTGTGTGATCAGGTTGGAGCTTTGGCTGAAAGCTTTGCCACAAACTTGGCATTTGTGAGGTTTTTCAcctacaaaaagaaaatgaaacacacaGAAGAACACATGCCGTAAGAAATCTACACCAGGGatatcaaactcattttacatcatgggccacatacagccaGCTTTCGTCTTATGTGGATTGGACCAGTGaaactcccctttctgtcagtTTAAACAGCATTTTACAGGAGAAAAAGAAGCACAATGTCCACAATgcatctcagtttttctacatgagaAAGAAATACTGCTGGAGTGAATGAAGGAAATCTGTCAGTACAATTAAGTAGCTCACTCCCCACAACTCCCCAAATCCAAAATGTATGCCCTTATACATATTTCCCAAACCTGTCAAGTGGGCCAGACTGGAGTCTTTGCCAGGCCAACTCTGGCCCCTGGGCCTTAAGCTTGACACCCCTGATCTGCACAATCAAAACTTGGACAATTTTCAAGTGATTTGTATAAAACTGTTATAGTTTTCTTTTCACCGCTTTGGTAAAATCAGGTTTTCCAACATTACCAAAAATGGTGCCAAGCGTTTTCGTCATACAGATAACGTTTTTCATTAAAACCATGAGAGAAGAATCAGGCCATTGTTCAGATTTGTCAGAGACATACTGGCAACAAATATAAACTAAAGTTCCTTTTACAGAGCTCTGTGAAGAGGAAACCCAGATATGCAAATCAACAGGATATTTGTTTAAGCTTCTTTTTCTGATTTATCAGCAGTTATATTACTCCTAGAAATAGTCCCTACATGCTTGACCTGGAAAGCAGGTGATTGCTGAAGATGGATCATATGCAGGGTCACACTGATGGTCACAAACTGTGAGAATGTTAAGACATTTACCAGTGTGTATGTAGGTGTGCTTTTTCATATCAGATTTCTGATGAAATCTCTTGCCACAGTACTGGCAGGGGTAAGGCCTGGTGTCGGAGTGGATAAGCAGGTGTGTCGAGAGCGTGGATGAACGCTTGAAGGATTTGCCGCACATCTTGCACTCGAAACTTTTTTCCTGATCAaggacaaagacaaaaaaagtgaGGCACAATAATCAGTTAGTgaataaatgtcagaaaaaaatTTGTCTTTAAAAGTTCATTCCAATAATTTTAGTAGATTTTTGGGATCTTTTGATGGGGAAAATTGTAATAAAGGAAATGTATATGTTCACATTTCCTTCATTGTTTCTACTTTAAATGATCAAGAGCATTTTACGAATAGGAACTATAGTTGTGTTCACTAAATGTAAGCATGAATCTTGAAAGCTGTCAGCATATCAGACAAGTAGAGTAAAAAACTGAAGCCTAATCCACACTAAAGATTTAAAGGCCAAGATGTGTTGTCCTCTGCATATTCAGGTCCCTAAACTctttaaacactgaaataatTCCTGCTTCGTCAGTATACCTGAGAGTGGACGTTCATGTGCTGCTCCAGGCTGACAGCATGACCAAATGTTTTTCTGCAGATGCTGCAGCCAAACGGCCTCATTCCACTGTGAGACCTTCTGACATGAACCTCCAGTCCATGGGAAGTTGAAAATACCTAGAACACAGTTCGCCCATAATTGCACTCGTCAGTGGAGTCAAAGTGACAAAGTGAAAGCCGTGAAATATGTCTGCACCTGACATAACAGCTTCGCGAGCTGCACAACCAGTTTTAAGCCTTTGATCTTGGCCTAAGCTGCGGTACCTACCTTGTCACAGGTGATACAGTGATAGGTGTTCGAAGAAGGCGAGTAGTGAGTGCTGCAGTCTAGAGGCTGCTGAGGCTGAGGACTACGGTTGATGTTGGTGCTGTACAGGTTACTGGCATGCTGCAGCACTGTGGGGCTGAAACTCATCTGACGGAGCTTGTAGGAAGGAGACAATGTCTCCCAGGCATAAGGTTGGAAGTCAGCCAAGTGAGGCTCTAAAGGGCGCACAcataagagacaaaaaaaagcatatcTTATCTTTGTTATAGAtgcctttttaaaaagtttgcaTCAGGGGTGTTTTTCTAGTAGCACAATTTTTTCAGTGTGATGGTACAAGGTTTATGAAGACTGAGCTGGGGTTCATTGGAAATAGTTTAAAAAGGCTTGAAAATTGTTTGAAATTCAGCGAGTTCTAATGATTTTAACTGTGAATAGACCAATAGTCtctaaaagcatgcatcagatGACATGGCTGCCACGTAACAACAGTACACATATGTTGGATTCTTTTAGGTAGCAGAAGTTAAAAAGCTTCAGCTAACCTAAAATTCAACTAATTAGAAAATAGTTGGCAGTGAAGCAAACCACTGTAAGACATGAAAGGGCCAATCCAGCCTAAAAATATATTGCTTTATATCTGTTAAATCACACCcatgtcatttttttctcaATCTCGTAGATGTAAACATAAGGCTATAATTCTATTTcagcatgaaagcatgaaatattactgtttttCCTTATAGTATTTTTCTTGAAAACAAAAAGGATCCTGTACATTAAAGGTGTACATATCTGTTTCTTATTTGGATAAGATGTAATGCAAAATTGAGTGGAATGCCAGTGCAAACAGAAACTTCtacacatgaaaaacaaagccAAGGTGGAAGTGCTGGATACCTCCTAGcatgaaaaacatgtttaacaaCTGATATTAAAACTTTATGCTGACAATGGAGCTGAATATTTTTACAGTGCATTCACCTATATACTGGGGTTAACTGGACTGCTGTCCTGACACACAGACAGCTTTTGTGATGTTAGTGCTTTTTCATGCTCATTAATGgaacaattttctttttttttttttttttttaaaaaaaacacttttatttatCCCTTAAGAGTAAATCTTTTTCAGAGTAGACTTGGCCAAGACTGCACACCATTACAatgttacaaaataaaaatcaaattacCTCAAAACACATCAAACAAAATATTATGTCAGAgtcaaaataatacaaaaactaGGTCCAGCTTATGAATAGCAGTTACACTCTTCAGTTACAGCAGTCTGATTAATAATCTGATTGATAACCATGTGGTACAGACCAAAGAGTTTCTACTTCAGGTTTTGTGAGTGAAATTAGTGTTTTGTTAGTTAGCTACTCAGTCTAAGGGAATAACCTTTAACCCTTTTTCAACCCGAATATGCAAAtctttaataaagaaataaatatataaaactgtGGTCAAAATGCCAACTTTGAAGCTTTAAAATGCTTTCCAAAACTAATGGGCCACGTCTACTTCCACCTCTGATATGCAGTCTCTATTCCAGCCTAGTCTTTTGACTTCCAGATGGCAAGTTTTTAAACTTACCTGGCAGGTAGTACGGCTGTGTCTGAGTCATGAGAGGTCTGCTTGGCTCTGGGTGAAGCGGTAAGGGACATTCAAGCTCCGGTTCCTCCTTAGTAAGTAAGCGGGGGGCTTCAGGGGAAGATTGCCCCTCTGACTTAGGCCTGTCTGAAATGTCTGTGGTCTGAACGGCTGCTGGGATTTCTGCAAATCCAAAACAAAGTGAAGTTCGGTTGATTAGAGAGAAAGTAAATCTAAATTAATATCTTCTTTTGTTCAATTAGGTATTTTCTTTAATaagaaaaagcaacaaataacatcagaagttttttttttttttaatttttaatttgcaaaacaaataaaaatttgtttaAGACGGCAAGGAGATTTGGGGTTGCGATAAAAAGCAGTTACATCCCGCAGcagtaatttcatttaattattttaataggGCCCCGTTCTTCACCTATTCAGATCAActcacttctttttttaaagacttacCAGATGTTGCGGAGGCCTCCGAGTCATCCTCATCGAAATTTTTTTGCCTGTAGGAAGTGAACTTTTTGCTTCTTACCATAAACGACAGAGGCATGGTGATCCTAGACCGGAAAagtataataattaaaaataatttcttttttaaaaaggtgatgCTTTTACGTAGGCTTTTACGTCAACGTCAAGagtataacaataaataaatacacttaAACTCCCGGAAATTCTCCTCTTATTTGAATTTTAATGATCTCAAAGCTTCACATGAAATGATTTCAGTGCGTCTAATTATTTCATACCGTTAAAAATCCGCGAAGattaggaaaaaagaaaaagtcctcCTGCTGATTTTGTAGCTCCTCGCAGCTTCTAGAGACGAAAACAAACGCAAACGGGGAGAAAAATAACCCAGttaatatttcctttttttcctggaAGAAAAACAAGTTTCAGAGGAGAGATGCGTCGATTCCAAAAGTCTTTGAAAAGCAGTGTAAACCTATCAGGTTTATACCTCCcgctcatcccccctccctgaTTTTCAATCTCGCAGCGGAATCTGACTGTGGTTTTAGCCAATGAAAAGGCCAAACGGCAGGTGGAAATTTGcttagaaaaacacagggcCTTAGGAACAGTTATACAAAGCACACAGTACTCACAggaccaaaaacaacaaaaaaaatgccGGAACTAAAGGTAAAATATATGTGCAGTAGGTTTACAGGCAAAAGACCAATATAGTGATATGCTCGGCGAattattatttgtttctttttttaaaaaggcttttaGACTTCGACCGTCACCAGCAAAGCAAAACCAAATtcagctaaataaaaaaaagcttaaaataataaatataaactgGAATTTGAAATTACAAAACGaattaatttaataaataaatattttcatcGCTCCGTGTTTGATTTACAGGATTTAATTGCAGTAAAGATGTATGATTGCGTGCAAGATTTAAACGGCTAAAAGATCCTATGAGATTGAAGGACCTCCAAAGATACACACACCAAACCAGTCCGGAGATTAACCGTGTTGACTCTTTTTGTGTACTTTTATCGAAGCTTGTCTTTATTCGTGTATGACAGATTTCCCGGCAGTCTGTTTTAGATTCACACAAGAGGAGGTCCGAATGACAGGAGACCTATAATGTGAGAGGTCTGGGCTTTTCTGgttgaaatgaaaatatcagcTTATTAAATCGCATAACTGTCGTCAGATTAAAGGAAGGAGGGAGAAAACGTTTTGTGGAGAAGGGCGAGAAATGCGAGCGCGCCATCTTGTGGATAACGTGTGCATTTTCAATGAGgatcatatatttttattcggatgttacagtttttctcgattggCTTGGCTCATTTCTTGAAACCGAGATGACACTCTCAAAACCATAAGGTCATTTGGCCAAACAGTCTTACAGTTCTGCCCAACATTATAGCTCACTAGCAAAATCAAATATCTGTCCCCAAACTCTTCGTCCATGCTTCAAAAGCAGATTCCTTTTCCATATAAAAGGCCAGTACAGTCAAAATAGCACAGATCCTTCTCAAGTGCCTTGGCACATGTGCATTCATTTAGTGTTTTTGTCAAAATAACCTGGATGGTTTAGCACAACACCATGGATCCCCTGCAAAAGCTCATATCTCTCCCAAAAGAGTTTATCCATGTGTCAAAACTAAATATCCTTCCCATATAAATAGTCAATGCCCCCAAAATGCATTATACCTTTggcattgtttaagcactgcaaGTCAAAATGCTTAGACGTTTTGTCACTGAGGCACAGGTCTAGCAACAGAATACCACTATGAATAAAACTAAAAGATTTTACAATAAAATCAGCCTCCAATAAACCACTCATACTCAAGGAAACTGTAAACATTGTCATTCGTACAAAGAAATGTTAACATTAGAGAACATactgtgaaaagaaaacatatacAGGATTCTGTAAATGTGAACAgttataaacacaaacaaaaaacaaaaaaccccacaaataaCCCTAGCCTACCATACTGTACATAAAGTTTCAGAACTATAGTACAGTAATATTTTCAGTGGTCGCCATTGTCACCCTCTCTTTCCTGGCCACCATCCTCATCCCCCTGGCCATCGACGCACTGCTCTCTGTCAGAGTTTCTCTCAAATGGTACCCTGTAAATCTGTTTCATGGTcatctgatgtttcttcaataCCCGGTCTATTGTAGAGATGCTGATAGAGTTTATATTTTGGAACATTACATTGTCTAGCAGGATTGCATTACGAATCTGTCTCAGTGTGATGGCATTATTTGCAATGACCATGTTGCATATTTCTCGTTCTTGTTCATTTAGAAGTTTTCTTCTGCCACCCACTTGAGGCTGTCGTCCAATCCTAGACATACAAGTCAAAGGTCAACACTGTAAATTTGTTATGAAATGAGTTACCAATGTAATTGTACTGCTGTTTTATGGTACTAAAAGTGTGATGCACTGCACAGTGACTGGAATACTATTCACAGTATTTTCtccatttgttttctttgtcattgttatagTATCATATGACATCACATGAAGATATTACAGTACTCTAGgcctacacacacaccaacactgaATAGTTCAATAGCATAGTTCTGTACCTGTTTGCCCTGCGAAAGGTTTGGATGATGGAGGAGACTGTAGACCGAGGCACATTAGGCTGCACTCGGCGACCTGCCTCTGCCATTGTGAGGCGATGGTTTATAACGTGGTCAATAAGGGTGGCCCGGATTTCATCTGGGACATCATGGTGCCTCCATGCTCCTCGGCCTCTTCCCCCTATTCCTCCACGCATTctcactcctcctcttcctcttcctcctcttcctcgagCAGGAAGTTGCTGTTGTACTTGGCGAGGTGCTTCCATGTTCACACTGCAAATGAAACTGGCCCCGGGCCAAGCTCTGTCTATATACATTTGGCAGCAGCCATAATCATAGACAACACCTGTCAGGTATCTAAACAACCTGTTTGATTGGTCATCTGAGATGTGGGAAACTGCTCCTTCGTTAGTTCTAATTTCACCTGATTGATTGTCAAGTACTGTCATAACTTTATCAAATGTTCCAAGATATTCTTCCATGGTATTATATCTTTGACTAATTTTGACAGTTGAACAGACAATTGTGCATATGATGACTTACACAATGAAACCATGCTGATATGTTTTGGAGTGAGTAATCATTTCACTGAAAAATCAACTAATCAGTTTAGATCGTCAAGATCTATTAATTTggaaaatgtgttaaatgtgGGCTCATTGTGCTAACTGTAGCTACTTGTACATAATCATTTGAAAAGAAGCACAGAGTCACTTGAGACATGTGCTAAAGTATTTGCAATTTGATAAAACCAATGAAAAATGACATTCTGTTGTGAACAATTGCAAGGTGGTTTGGAGATTTGTCCATGTTATTTTGAGAATGTCATCTCGGTTTcaagaaatgagccaaaccaatcgagaaaaactgtaattcagatgttaaacagattaaaTTGAACATCTATTTTTGAATGTGTAAGTTTTTCTGATTACGTTTTGTtgtgtgtattgtgtgtgttgttatatcattttattaaatttaatacaTCAGTAAAACATTTGGAGTAGACTTCATTGTACAAAACAaactcaataataataataacaataataatagaaGTATGAAAATCTCACAAACCTGcattttattcacaacagaacatagaaaatgtataaatgttttaaagaaaattttatttttgcaattgATGGCATCAACACCTCTCAAAAAAGTTAGGACAGCGGCATGTTTACCACTGTGAAGCATCCCCTCTTCATCTAAAAACAGTCCGTTAACATCTGAGAACTGAGGAGACCAATTCATACACATCTTCTAGATTCTAGAAACCTATCTGCTCAGCAATGCAAATATTTTCAATCAGTGGTCTGCAGTGCTGGCAGGCCAGTTCAGCACCCAGACTCTGCTGCTATGAATTCTGTGCCGTTAGAATAGATGCAGTATGTGCTTTAATATTATCTTGTTTAAATATACAGGTCCTTCCCTACAAAATTGCTGTTCTAGCAACATTTTTTGCTCTAAAACATTTCTGTACCTTTCACTGTTGATTCATTTCCAGACTAACTACTGTATTTTAAATCTGGCTGATGCCAAGCATGTCcaagagatttctccagattttcttattctttattatttacGGTGTCTTATATGCTGTGCTGTAGATAGTCAAAGTCTTCCCAGCTGTTCCACAATTtgtagatgtgttttttttgttttttgttttggtgaaTGTCTGTccatctttacttctgagaaaGTTTGTATCCAGTCAAGTCTCAGATCTGCTGCCagatctcttttttttctggccTTTTGTTGCCCTGTCCCAACTTCTTTTTGAAAGATA
The Maylandia zebra isolate NMK-2024a linkage group LG7, Mzebra_GT3a, whole genome shotgun sequence DNA segment above includes these coding regions:
- the gfi1b gene encoding zinc finger protein Gfi-1b, whose product is MPLSFMVRSKKFTSYRQKNFDEDDSEASATSEIPAAVQTTDISDRPKSEGQSSPEAPRLLTKEEPELECPLPLHPEPSRPLMTQTQPYYLPEPHLADFQPYAWETLSPSYKLRQMSFSPTVLQHASNLYSTNINRSPQPQQPLDCSTHYSPSSNTYHCITCDKVFSTSHGLEVHVRRSHSGMRPFGCSICRKTFGHAVSLEQHMNVHSQEKSFECKMCGKSFKRSSTLSTHLLIHSDTRPYPCQYCGKRFHQKSDMKKHTYIHTGEKPHKCQVCGKAFSQSSNLITHSRKHTGFKPFGCDICSKGFQRKVDLRRHHESQHGIS